Within the Hirundo rustica isolate bHirRus1 chromosome 20, bHirRus1.pri.v3, whole genome shotgun sequence genome, the region gggaGCCCCCGGCGATGCCCGCGCTGCTCCCGCCGCTGGCCGCCCCCTGAAGACGCCCCTCTCTATTTGCCCCCCTTCTCCAGCGACCTCAGGCTCTgtccccccttttccccttcccccccttcccctttattccctcccccccccccccgcctcttTATCCTCCTTCCTTACGACCCTCCGCACCCGCCCGGCTGCCGTGTGGATGCGGGCCGGGGTGCCTGGCTGCGCGGGCGGCGAGAGCCGATGCTGAGGGGCCGGAGGAGGATGGAGTGCACCCTCGATGCGCAGAGTTTGATCAGTATTTCCCTGCGGAAGATCCACAGCTCCCGCACGCAGCGAGGCGGCATCAAGCTCCACAAGAACCTGCTCGTCTCCTATGTGCTCCGCAACGCCCGGCAGCTCTACCTGAGCGAGCGCTACGCCGAGCTCTACCGCCGCCAGCAGCACTACCCCGACGGCGCCCCGCTCCTCGCCATGCCCGCctgcccgccgcccgccgccgccgccccgccggaGCTGGCGGCGCTCCCGCTGCCCGCCGACACGCAGGACCGCGAGGCGCGGAGCTgcggggccgcgcggggcggcgcggagctgctggaggtgccGGTGTGCGCGGTGCCCCCGGAGCTGCAGCGAGCGCCCTGCAGAGACTCGTCCCCGGGCTTCTACCGGGCCgccggcggcgcggccccggggcTGCTCTACGCCGCCGGCTGTGACTtcgggagcggcggggccccgCACTGTAGCAGCCGCACCACGGTGCTGGATTTGGACACTCACGTCGTGACCACGGTGGAGAACGGGTACTTGCACCAGGACTGCTGCTCGCagtgcccctgctgctgccagccggCACCGGGGCTCGcctccccgccgcccgcgcccggcACCAAGCGCAAGTATTAcccggggcaggaggaggaagaggagggggtGGAGGAAGGGGAGCCGGGGGGAGGCGGGGTGGCGGGCGGCCCCCCCTTCGCCCCGTGCACCAAACGCGCCCGCTTCGAGGAGTACAGCGCCGAGCACCCCCAGGACTCTTCCAACATCTCCAACTTGATCTCCATCTTCGGCTCCGGTTTCACGGGGCTGGTGAGCCGGCAGCAGGCGGACTCGGAGCAGCCCCTCAACGGGCAGCTGTGCAGCAAGCAGGCGCTGGCGAGCCTGGGAGCCTGGACTCGGGCCATCGTCGCGTTTTAGAGAGAAGTGGGGGAGCAGAAGGGGTGTGGGGGGGGGCTGTTGACAAAACGGGGGTGCGATCCGAGGGACGGCGGCTCCGGAGGGGGGACCCTGAAACAAAGGCAGGGAGGGGGGTTGGGGCGAGGGGAGGGGGGGTACGAGGGGTGCGCTGGGGAGGCGGGAGGGCAGAGCCGCGCTAGTGTTTTATAAATTgtacaataaagaaaaaaaaatctaagatcTTGGGACTTTATTTTTGCAGAgatgagagaaaacaaaaacaaacaaacaaaaaaaaaacaacaagcaaacagacgaaaacaaaacaaacaacaacaacaacaaaaaaaccgAATCACCTATTTAAATAATCCTCTTTGTGTCCGCTCGGGTTCTCTTCGCGGCGGGTTTCCTGGGGCCGGTAGCGCCACGTGAGAGCCGGCACCGGCCCCGGGACCCCGCGGCGGgagcgcccccggccccgctgcccgccccgcgggtcccgccgcccccggcTCGCTGTGCTTCAGGGTGCGGACAGGGGAAAGCCGCTGCTGCCCCGTCGCTTTTGTGCGtttctttatatatttaaaagaacgaacaaacaacaacaacaaaaaaggcagaaatgaaaacatttcaacTTTCCTCCCAGAACAAACGTGTGCGATGTGACTTCTTCCCACCGCTTGTGCCAGGGGAGCGCTGGAGGGTTCTGAGAGCTGAATGTGGGGagggtgggaaagggaaaaacgGGCCGGGGGTCCCTCCGGGCTGCGCCCCGCCACCCTGGGGAGGGGGCGAGCTACCCCCGGCAGCCCGGAGCCTCCGCCGCGGTGTGTGCTTGTGATGCCGCAGGTAACCGTGGAACACGACTCACGGCTCCAATGTGTGTGTCGGGtctgaccctttttttttttcttttctccccctctcttttttttttttttttttcccctttaagtTTAACTGTTCGGGTTTCAGCCTTCCCAATCATAAAACCAGCATTGTTTGGTCTTGTGAAGAGATTGTCTCCTGTAGagtctcttgatttttttttttttttaaacatt harbors:
- the IER5L gene encoding immediate early response gene 5-like protein — protein: MLRGRRRMECTLDAQSLISISLRKIHSSRTQRGGIKLHKNLLVSYVLRNARQLYLSERYAELYRRQQHYPDGAPLLAMPACPPPAAAAPPELAALPLPADTQDREARSCGAARGGAELLEVPVCAVPPELQRAPCRDSSPGFYRAAGGAAPGLLYAAGCDFGSGGAPHCSSRTTVLDLDTHVVTTVENGYLHQDCCSQCPCCCQPAPGLASPPPAPGTKRKYYPGQEEEEEGVEEGEPGGGGVAGGPPFAPCTKRARFEEYSAEHPQDSSNISNLISIFGSGFTGLVSRQQADSEQPLNGQLCSKQALASLGAWTRAIVAF